One Spiribacter halobius DNA segment encodes these proteins:
- a CDS encoding MinD/ParA family protein yields MSKPRPVKVIAVTSGKGGVGKTNVSVNLATALASQGRGVMLLDADLGLANVDVVLGLSPRKNLSHVIDGEASLEEVLVSGPEGMHVVPASSGTQRMAELSHAEHAGLIQSFSELSHDIDYLIVDTAAGISDSVMSFARAAREVLVVVCDEPSSITDAYALVKVLNRDHDVQRFHMVANRVRSPREGEELFSKLSRVTTRFLDLTLDYLAAIPEDDALRKAVQRQRPVVQAFPGSPSGRALTDLARRVDQWPVPSGAQGHLEFFVERVIQYGSERQGVVG; encoded by the coding sequence ATGTCGAAACCGCGACCGGTCAAGGTGATCGCCGTCACCAGCGGCAAGGGGGGCGTGGGCAAGACCAACGTCTCGGTGAACCTCGCCACCGCGCTGGCGAGCCAGGGCCGGGGGGTGATGCTGCTCGACGCCGACCTCGGCCTCGCCAACGTCGACGTGGTGCTCGGGCTCAGCCCGCGGAAGAACCTCTCCCACGTCATCGACGGCGAGGCGAGCCTGGAAGAGGTGCTGGTGTCGGGCCCGGAGGGAATGCACGTGGTGCCGGCGTCCTCGGGCACCCAGCGCATGGCGGAGCTCAGCCACGCCGAGCACGCCGGGCTCATCCAGAGCTTCAGCGAGCTCAGCCACGACATCGACTACCTCATCGTCGACACCGCCGCCGGCATCTCCGACTCGGTGATGAGCTTCGCCCGGGCGGCCCGCGAAGTGCTGGTGGTGGTCTGCGACGAGCCCTCGTCCATCACCGACGCCTACGCCCTGGTGAAGGTCCTGAACCGCGACCACGACGTGCAGCGCTTCCACATGGTGGCCAACCGGGTGCGCAGCCCGCGCGAGGGCGAGGAGCTGTTCTCCAAGCTCTCGCGGGTGACCACCCGCTTCCTCGACCTTACGCTCGACTACCTCGCCGCCATCCCCGAGGACGACGCCCTGCGCAAGGCAGTGCAGCGCCAGCGCCCGGTGGTGCAGGCCTTCCCCGGCAGCCCGTCCGGGCGGGCGCTCACCGACCTCGCCCGGCGGGTGGACCAGTGGCCCGTGCCGAGCGGGGCCCAGGGGCACCTGGAGTTCTTCGTCGAGCGCGTCATCCAGTACGGCAGCGAACGACAGGGGGTGGTCGGATGA
- a CDS encoding RNA polymerase sigma factor FliA, with amino-acid sequence MNGHAMYEQMRAGSGDDVVVRHAPLVKRIAHHLASRLPASVQVEDLIQAGMIGLLEAARQFDSGQGASFSTYAGIRIRGAMLDEIRRLDWTPRSVHRKAREAADAIREIEHRTGREAKDSEVAEALGIGLEEYHRILQDSAAAKVFSIDQDDSEGGEHWEPAGDMPQPDTVLGQEGFQADLAAAIRKLPEREQLIMQLYYDDELNLREIGEVLGVTESRISQIHGRIMLKLRGHLADWMDS; translated from the coding sequence ATGAACGGCCATGCCATGTACGAGCAGATGCGCGCCGGCAGCGGCGACGACGTGGTCGTCCGCCACGCGCCGCTGGTCAAGCGCATTGCCCATCACCTCGCGAGCCGCCTGCCCGCCTCGGTGCAGGTGGAGGACCTCATCCAGGCCGGCATGATCGGCCTGCTGGAGGCCGCCCGCCAGTTCGACTCCGGCCAGGGCGCGAGCTTCTCCACCTACGCCGGGATCCGCATCCGCGGCGCCATGCTGGACGAGATCCGTCGCCTGGACTGGACCCCGCGCTCGGTCCACCGCAAGGCCCGGGAGGCGGCCGACGCCATCCGCGAGATCGAGCACCGCACCGGGCGCGAGGCGAAGGACAGCGAGGTTGCGGAGGCGCTCGGCATCGGCCTCGAGGAATACCACCGCATCCTGCAGGACTCGGCCGCTGCCAAGGTGTTCAGCATCGACCAGGACGACAGCGAGGGCGGCGAGCACTGGGAGCCGGCGGGGGATATGCCGCAGCCGGACACGGTGCTCGGCCAGGAGGGTTTCCAGGCGGATCTCGCCGCCGCCATCCGCAAGCTGCCGGAGCGCGAGCAGCTGATCATGCAGCTCTACTACGACGACGAGCTCAACCTCCGCGAGATCGGCGAGGTGCTCGGCGTCACGGAATCACGCATCAGTCAGATCCACGGCCGCATCATGCTAAAGCTGCGCGGGCATCTGGCCGATTGGATGGATAGCTGA
- the cheY gene encoding chemotaxis response regulator CheY, with amino-acid sequence MDKNMKILVVDDFSTMRRIIRNLLRDLGFENVTEADDGNTALPKLKGGGFDLLITDWNMPGMTGMELLEAVRADDELKDLPVLMVTAEAKREQIVAAAQAGVNGYVVKPFTAVTLREKIEKIFERIQAAG; translated from the coding sequence CTGGACAAGAACATGAAGATCCTCGTGGTGGACGACTTCTCCACCATGCGCCGGATCATCCGCAACCTGCTGAGGGATCTCGGTTTCGAGAACGTCACCGAGGCCGACGACGGCAACACCGCGCTGCCGAAGCTCAAGGGCGGCGGCTTCGACCTGCTCATCACCGACTGGAACATGCCGGGGATGACCGGCATGGAGCTGCTGGAGGCCGTGCGCGCCGACGACGAGCTCAAGGACCTGCCGGTGCTCATGGTCACCGCCGAGGCCAAGCGCGAGCAGATCGTCGCCGCGGCCCAGGCCGGGGTGAACGGGTATGTGGTCAAGCCCTTCACCGCCGTCACCCTGCGCGAGAAGATCGAGAAGATCTTCGAGCGCATCCAGGCGGCGGGGTGA
- a CDS encoding protein phosphatase CheZ: protein MAEETTLSMDEYLAHARELVRQIEAGEEDAARVTVEALARLRERELFRELGTLTRELHEALKSFKVDTRLGDIAANDIPDARERLNHVIELTEQAAHRTLTAIESGLPLAEGLAGEAGKLAERWQRFRQRELSAAEFRELSRDIEAYLQRCGGEAATLQAHLSDALMAQDYQDITGQIIRRVIGLVQEVEDGLVELVRISGHRIAEETPAAADKADDQEADRRGRGPAIPGQEGDVVSGQDEVDDLLSSLGF from the coding sequence GTGGCCGAGGAGACGACGCTCAGCATGGATGAGTACCTCGCGCATGCCCGCGAGCTGGTGCGCCAGATCGAGGCCGGCGAGGAGGACGCCGCCCGGGTCACGGTGGAGGCGTTGGCGCGGCTGCGCGAGCGCGAGCTCTTCCGCGAGCTCGGCACGCTCACCCGCGAGCTGCACGAGGCGCTGAAGTCGTTCAAGGTGGATACCCGCCTCGGCGACATCGCGGCCAACGACATCCCCGACGCCCGCGAGCGGCTGAACCACGTCATCGAGCTCACCGAGCAGGCCGCCCACCGCACGCTCACCGCCATCGAGTCTGGCCTGCCGCTGGCCGAGGGGCTGGCCGGCGAGGCGGGGAAGCTCGCCGAGCGCTGGCAGCGCTTCCGCCAGCGCGAGCTCTCGGCGGCGGAGTTCCGGGAGCTCTCCCGGGACATCGAGGCCTATCTCCAGCGCTGCGGCGGCGAGGCGGCGACGCTGCAGGCGCATCTCTCGGACGCGCTCATGGCGCAGGACTATCAGGACATCACCGGGCAGATCATCCGCCGGGTGATCGGCCTGGTGCAGGAGGTGGAGGACGGGCTCGTGGAGCTCGTGCGCATCTCGGGCCACCGCATCGCTGAAGAAACCCCGGCCGCCGCCGATAAGGCGGACGACCAGGAGGCCGACCGGCGCGGGCGCGGACCCGCGATTCCGGGCCAGGAGGGCGACGTCGTCTCCGGCCAGGACGAGGTCGACGACCTGCTCTCCAGCCTCGGCTTCTGA
- a CDS encoding chemotaxis protein CheA, whose translation MDIDPQDDIVQDFLVESREILESLGEQLVDLEQQPEDRDLLNAVFRGFHTIKGGAGFLALDRLVEICHVTEDIFNLLRSGEKTVDSELMDAVLQALDVVNGMFTALENGESLDAAPPELMRTLRRHNAPDGADDAATGAADPPAAPAASGDAQGADPAEGDISDREFEALLDALDEPAEAMEKVAEAAGETPAQEGGGDEIDEDEFEALLDELHGQGRHAGRPAAAADAPASAKPPDAPEAAGKAAAAASGDEHISEDEFEALLDELHGEGRGPGAEAAGASDAAAGSPSAADAAAPAASRASAGQEPDSKAEPAPEPEPKPASAGGGRGAGRGGAAAGGGSGDHKPQGGQAPRGETSVRVDTAKLDDIMNLVGELVLVRNRLATLRGELEDERLGNAVGNLELVTSDLQNAVMKTRMQPIKKVFGRFPRVVRDLARSLKKEVALTTRGEDTDLDKNLVEALADPLVHLVRNAVDHGMENPDERVAAGKPRQGSVVLSAEQEGDHILLSIADDGRGMDPEALRQKVVDKGLMDAESARRLDPGDCFNLIFLPGFSTKDQISDVSGRGVGMDVVKNSISRLNGSIDIDSKLGVGTTIRIKVPLTLAILPTLMVRIRGRKFALPMSVVREIFELDQARTNTVDGRLTVRVRGKAMPLFFLERWLQQMGAGAMAAAATLEGSAESEPEHQVVTVTIGHQTVGFVVDEVIGLEEVVIKPLGAMLHGLPGLAGSTITGDGRIALIIDIPSLIKQYGGRL comes from the coding sequence ATGGACATCGATCCGCAGGACGACATCGTTCAGGACTTCCTGGTGGAGTCCCGGGAGATTCTGGAGTCCCTCGGCGAGCAGCTCGTGGACCTCGAGCAGCAGCCCGAGGACCGGGACCTGCTGAACGCCGTCTTCCGCGGCTTCCACACCATCAAGGGCGGTGCCGGCTTCCTTGCGCTGGACCGGCTGGTGGAGATCTGCCACGTCACCGAGGACATCTTCAATCTCCTGCGCTCGGGGGAGAAGACCGTCGACTCCGAGCTCATGGACGCCGTGCTGCAGGCCCTGGACGTGGTCAACGGCATGTTCACCGCGCTGGAGAATGGCGAGAGTCTCGACGCCGCGCCACCGGAGCTGATGCGCACCCTGCGCCGGCACAACGCCCCGGACGGGGCGGACGACGCAGCCACCGGCGCCGCCGACCCGCCGGCCGCGCCCGCGGCATCCGGCGACGCGCAGGGCGCCGACCCGGCCGAGGGCGATATCAGCGACCGCGAGTTCGAGGCGCTGCTGGACGCCCTGGACGAGCCCGCCGAGGCCATGGAGAAGGTCGCCGAGGCCGCCGGCGAGACGCCGGCGCAGGAGGGCGGCGGCGACGAGATCGACGAGGACGAATTCGAGGCCCTGCTGGACGAGCTCCACGGCCAGGGCCGCCATGCCGGCCGCCCGGCAGCCGCCGCCGACGCGCCAGCCAGCGCCAAACCGCCGGACGCACCGGAGGCTGCCGGGAAGGCGGCTGCAGCGGCGTCCGGCGACGAGCACATCAGCGAGGACGAGTTCGAGGCGCTGCTGGACGAGCTCCACGGCGAGGGCCGCGGCCCCGGTGCCGAGGCCGCCGGCGCCTCCGACGCGGCAGCCGGCTCGCCATCAGCCGCCGATGCTGCGGCGCCGGCTGCCTCACGGGCCAGCGCCGGGCAGGAACCCGACTCGAAGGCCGAGCCGGCGCCCGAGCCCGAGCCGAAGCCTGCGAGCGCGGGCGGCGGCCGGGGCGCCGGGCGCGGTGGCGCTGCGGCCGGCGGCGGCAGCGGCGACCACAAGCCCCAGGGCGGTCAGGCGCCGCGGGGCGAGACCAGCGTGCGCGTGGACACCGCCAAGCTCGACGACATCATGAACCTGGTGGGCGAGCTGGTGCTGGTGCGCAACCGCCTGGCGACGCTGCGCGGCGAGCTGGAGGACGAGCGCCTCGGCAATGCCGTGGGCAACCTGGAGCTCGTGACCTCGGATCTGCAGAACGCGGTGATGAAGACCCGCATGCAGCCGATCAAGAAGGTCTTCGGGCGCTTCCCGCGCGTGGTGCGCGACCTCGCCCGCAGCCTGAAGAAGGAGGTGGCGCTGACCACCCGCGGCGAGGACACCGACCTCGACAAGAACCTGGTGGAGGCGCTGGCGGACCCGCTGGTGCACCTGGTGCGCAACGCGGTGGACCACGGCATGGAGAACCCGGACGAGCGCGTCGCCGCCGGCAAACCGCGGCAGGGGAGCGTGGTGCTCTCCGCCGAGCAGGAGGGTGACCACATCCTGCTCTCCATCGCCGACGACGGCCGCGGCATGGACCCGGAGGCGCTGCGCCAGAAGGTGGTCGACAAGGGCCTGATGGACGCCGAGTCCGCCCGCCGGCTGGATCCGGGCGACTGCTTCAACCTGATCTTCCTGCCCGGGTTCTCCACCAAGGACCAGATCTCCGACGTCTCCGGCCGCGGCGTCGGCATGGACGTGGTCAAGAACAGCATCTCCCGGCTGAACGGCAGCATCGACATCGACTCGAAGCTCGGCGTCGGCACCACCATCCGCATCAAGGTGCCGCTGACGCTGGCAATCCTGCCGACCCTCATGGTCCGCATCCGCGGGCGCAAGTTCGCCCTGCCCATGTCCGTGGTGCGGGAGATCTTCGAGCTGGACCAGGCGCGCACCAACACCGTGGACGGCCGGCTCACGGTGCGCGTGCGCGGCAAGGCCATGCCGCTGTTCTTCCTCGAGCGCTGGCTGCAGCAGATGGGCGCCGGCGCCATGGCCGCGGCGGCGACCCTGGAGGGCAGCGCCGAGAGCGAGCCGGAGCATCAGGTGGTGACCGTGACCATCGGCCACCAGACCGTGGGCTTCGTGGTGGACGAGGTGATCGGCCTGGAGGAGGTGGTGATCAAGCCCCTCGGCGCCATGCTCCATGGCCTGCCCGGGCTGGCCGGCTCCACCATCACCGGCGATGGCCGGATCGCGCTGATCATCGACATCCCGAGCCTGATCAAGCAGTACGGCGGCCGCCTGTAG
- a CDS encoding protein-glutamate methylesterase/protein-glutamine glutaminase, protein MPSVRALIVDDSGFFRRRIRALLEADPAIEVVGEAANGREAVELVRRLRPDVVTMDIEMPEMDGISAVREIMRRCPTPVLMFSSLTYDGAKPTFDALDAGAVDFLPKRFSDLSGDAEQAQRLLRERVKLVARRARRGPPPGSSAGNGPAGAAPSPRTGAAGPEPRRESQSAPMRGEGAAPAAAPPVRPQRPPEVAPGRVQLVVIGTSTGGPVALQRVLTALPATFPFPLLLIQHMPASFTTAFAQRLDQICQIRVREAQEGDLLRPGTALLAPGGVQLGLRRQGALTSVHLFEAGAGQFYKPSVDIAFEAAAEAFPGRVLGVVLTGMGSDGARGAATLKQGGSLIWAQDEASSVIYGMPGAVTKAGLSDSVLDLDAVGPALAAIRH, encoded by the coding sequence TTGCCCAGCGTGCGCGCGCTCATCGTCGATGACTCCGGCTTCTTCCGGCGGCGCATCCGCGCCCTGCTGGAGGCGGACCCGGCCATCGAGGTAGTGGGCGAGGCGGCGAACGGGCGCGAGGCGGTGGAGCTGGTGCGCCGGCTGCGCCCGGACGTGGTCACCATGGACATCGAGATGCCGGAGATGGACGGAATCTCGGCGGTGCGCGAGATCATGCGCCGCTGCCCGACGCCGGTGCTCATGTTCTCCTCGCTCACCTACGACGGCGCCAAGCCCACCTTCGACGCCCTCGACGCCGGCGCCGTGGACTTCCTGCCCAAGCGCTTCTCCGACCTCTCCGGCGACGCCGAGCAGGCCCAGCGCCTGCTGCGGGAGCGGGTGAAGCTCGTCGCCCGCCGCGCGCGCCGCGGCCCACCACCGGGCAGCAGCGCCGGCAACGGCCCGGCAGGCGCGGCGCCCTCGCCGCGAACCGGTGCAGCCGGACCCGAGCCCCGCCGCGAATCCCAATCGGCGCCGATGCGCGGCGAGGGCGCCGCTCCTGCCGCCGCGCCACCCGTCCGCCCGCAACGCCCGCCGGAGGTCGCCCCCGGTCGCGTGCAGCTCGTGGTCATCGGCACCTCCACCGGCGGCCCGGTGGCCCTGCAGCGGGTGCTCACTGCGCTGCCGGCGACGTTCCCGTTCCCGCTGCTGCTCATCCAGCACATGCCGGCGAGCTTCACCACCGCCTTCGCCCAGCGGCTCGATCAGATCTGCCAGATTCGCGTGCGCGAGGCGCAGGAGGGCGACCTGCTGCGCCCCGGCACGGCGCTGCTCGCCCCCGGCGGCGTGCAGCTCGGCCTGCGCCGCCAGGGGGCGCTGACCAGCGTGCACCTGTTCGAGGCCGGCGCCGGCCAGTTCTACAAGCCGAGCGTGGACATCGCCTTCGAGGCCGCCGCCGAGGCCTTCCCCGGCCGGGTGCTGGGCGTGGTGCTCACCGGCATGGGCTCCGACGGCGCCCGGGGTGCGGCAACACTGAAGCAGGGCGGCTCGCTGATCTGGGCCCAGGACGAGGCCAGCAGCGTCATCTACGGCATGCCGGGGGCGGTCACCAAGGCCGGGCTCAGCGACAGCGTCCTCGACCTCGACGCCGTCGGCCCCGCGCTCGCGGCCATACGGCACTGA
- a CDS encoding ParA family protein has protein sequence MRVWTVANQKGGVGKTTTVVSLGGLCTLRRQRALLVDLDPHGSLTAYFGVDPESVSPSLYDVFRGNGQVPAGLVRGTGVEGLDLLPAATALATLDRQLGTRQGMGLILRRALASLGGDYDRVLLDCPPMLGVLMVNALAASERLIIPVQTEFLALKGLDRMLATLAMIQRSRTHPLPYVIVPTMYDPRTRASTESLAALREQHGETLWSGVIPEDTQFREASKQGRPLTVAHPWERGSQAYRKLLQALEAEPAAAGSEEAAGHG, from the coding sequence ATGCGCGTGTGGACCGTCGCCAACCAGAAGGGCGGGGTGGGCAAGACCACCACGGTGGTGAGCCTCGGCGGGCTGTGCACGCTGCGCCGCCAGCGTGCGCTGCTGGTGGACCTCGACCCCCACGGTTCGCTCACCGCCTACTTCGGCGTCGACCCGGAATCCGTCTCGCCGAGTCTGTATGACGTCTTCCGCGGCAACGGACAGGTGCCGGCGGGGCTGGTGCGCGGCACCGGCGTCGAGGGCCTGGACCTGCTGCCGGCGGCGACGGCGCTCGCCACCCTGGACCGCCAGCTTGGCACCCGCCAGGGCATGGGGCTGATCCTGCGCCGCGCGCTGGCGAGCCTCGGCGGTGACTACGACCGCGTGCTCCTGGACTGCCCGCCGATGCTCGGCGTGCTCATGGTCAACGCGCTGGCGGCGAGCGAGCGGCTGATCATCCCGGTGCAGACCGAGTTCCTGGCGCTCAAGGGCCTCGACCGCATGCTCGCGACGCTGGCCATGATCCAGCGCTCGCGCACCCATCCGCTGCCCTACGTCATCGTGCCCACCATGTACGACCCGCGCACCCGGGCCTCCACCGAGAGCCTGGCGGCGCTGCGCGAGCAGCACGGCGAGACGCTCTGGAGCGGGGTCATCCCCGAGGACACCCAGTTCCGCGAGGCCAGCAAGCAGGGCCGCCCGCTCACCGTCGCCCACCCCTGGGAGCGCGGCAGCCAGGCCTACCGCAAGCTGCTGCAGGCCCTGGAGGCCGAGCCCGCCGCCGCTGGCAGCGAGGAGGCGGCAGGCCATGGCTGA
- a CDS encoding chemotaxis protein CheW, whose translation MAEPKTTLLEQDAAIYDYLDALLREIPEEAPRGAVSDRKSSSVGAVSDRDPARERRTKAPEHRREIAPPTAEATPAAESKPVGAAPPPRIPEPASAPARAPGEPPEWAHPSFQALLFQVGRLSLAVPLITLEGVVPWDGDHVSTMPRQPAWVHGLMRHRDRNVTVIDTERLVLPAERRPAAEAQTGPGHILLVGDGRWGLACRTVGEVIRLRPDEVKWRGAGGQRPWLAGTVLGRLCALMDTGAFADMLQQGTAAGAAATADRRTGHG comes from the coding sequence ATGGCTGAGCCGAAGACCACCCTGCTGGAGCAGGACGCGGCCATCTACGATTACCTCGACGCGCTGCTGCGGGAGATCCCGGAGGAGGCGCCCCGAGGAGCGGTCTCCGATCGCAAATCCTCCTCAGTGGGAGCGGTCTCCGACCGCGATCCGGCGCGTGAGCGCCGGACGAAGGCCCCGGAGCATCGCCGCGAAATCGCGCCTCCCACAGCCGAAGCCACCCCAGCGGCCGAATCGAAGCCTGTAGGAGCGGCGCCCCCGCCGCGAATCCCCGAGCCGGCCTCGGCGCCAGCCCGCGCCCCCGGCGAGCCCCCCGAATGGGCCCATCCCAGCTTCCAGGCCCTGCTCTTCCAGGTCGGCCGGCTGAGCCTCGCGGTGCCGCTGATCACCCTGGAGGGCGTCGTCCCCTGGGACGGCGATCACGTGAGCACCATGCCCCGGCAGCCGGCCTGGGTGCATGGCCTCATGCGCCACCGCGACCGCAACGTCACCGTCATCGACACCGAGCGCCTGGTACTGCCCGCCGAGCGCCGGCCGGCCGCGGAGGCGCAGACCGGGCCCGGACATATCCTGCTGGTGGGGGACGGGCGCTGGGGCCTCGCCTGCCGCACGGTGGGCGAGGTGATCCGGCTGCGCCCCGACGAGGTCAAGTGGCGGGGCGCCGGCGGCCAGCGGCCCTGGCTCGCCGGCACGGTGCTCGGGCGCCTCTGTGCCCTCATGGATACCGGGGCCTTTGCCGATATGCTCCAACAGGGGACCGCCGCCGGCGCGGCGGCCACAGCGGACAGGAGAACAGGACATGGCTGA
- a CDS encoding chemotaxis protein CheW codes for MAEQQAARVEDATTQWVTFKLDDEVYGINVMQVQEVLPMTEIAPVPGAPPYVMGIINLRGNVVTVIDTRMRFGLEQKTPEDGDRIMVVETEDQVAGIVVDGVAEVTYVRESEVDTAPNVGNDDAARYIWGVVSREDSLTILVDVNRLLTRDEWEEVAAL; via the coding sequence ATGGCTGAGCAGCAGGCAGCGCGGGTGGAGGACGCGACAACCCAGTGGGTGACCTTCAAGCTCGATGACGAGGTCTACGGCATCAACGTCATGCAGGTGCAGGAAGTCCTGCCCATGACCGAGATCGCCCCGGTGCCCGGGGCGCCGCCGTACGTGATGGGCATCATCAACCTGCGCGGCAACGTGGTCACGGTTATCGACACCCGCATGCGCTTCGGCCTCGAGCAGAAGACCCCCGAGGACGGCGACCGCATCATGGTGGTGGAGACCGAGGACCAGGTGGCCGGCATCGTGGTGGACGGCGTGGCCGAGGTGACCTACGTGCGCGAGTCCGAGGTGGACACCGCTCCGAACGTCGGCAACGACGACGCCGCCCGCTACATCTGGGGCGTGGTCAGCCGCGAGGACTCGCTGACCATCCTGGTGGACGTCAACCGCCTGCTGACGCGGGACGAGTGGGAGGAGGTGGCGGCGCTCTGA
- a CDS encoding DUF2802 domain-containing protein: MTGRSWTITLEPMPLLPLIAVIIAAFALAIAAVALVANRRLAGELARIEAQSRDTAEQFRGLTAGTVGQSRNLARLQQDLERLRERLDQVASQEGGGAAFEQAIRMARKGHPAGEIMETCGLSQMEADLVVLLHQESRAEG; this comes from the coding sequence ATGACGGGCCGCTCGTGGACGATTACGCTTGAGCCCATGCCGCTCCTGCCGCTGATCGCCGTCATCATCGCCGCCTTCGCCCTGGCCATTGCCGCCGTGGCGCTGGTGGCCAACCGCCGCCTCGCCGGTGAGCTCGCCCGCATCGAGGCCCAGTCCCGCGACACCGCCGAGCAGTTCCGCGGGCTGACCGCCGGCACCGTGGGCCAGAGCCGCAACCTGGCCCGCCTGCAGCAGGACCTGGAGCGCCTGCGCGAGCGCCTGGACCAGGTGGCCAGCCAGGAGGGCGGCGGCGCCGCCTTCGAGCAGGCCATCCGCATGGCCCGCAAGGGCCACCCCGCCGGCGAGATCATGGAAACCTGCGGCCTCTCCCAGATGGAAGCCGACCTCGTCGTCCTCCTGCATCAGGAATCCCGCGCCGAGGGCTGA
- a CDS encoding EscU/YscU/HrcU family type III secretion system export apparatus switch protein, translated as MSGPKRERRQERIAVALEYTGEAPRVTAQGRGALAEEILRLAEAHDIPLQNDRDLVEVLAKLPLNQEIPAPLYRAVAEVIAFAYLVKGRRPGSGGAPDRGGD; from the coding sequence ATGAGCGGGCCTAAGCGCGAGCGGCGCCAGGAGCGCATCGCGGTTGCACTGGAGTACACCGGGGAGGCGCCCAGGGTCACCGCCCAGGGCCGCGGCGCCCTGGCCGAGGAGATCCTGCGCCTCGCCGAGGCCCACGACATCCCCCTGCAGAACGACCGCGACCTGGTGGAGGTGCTCGCGAAGCTCCCCCTCAACCAGGAGATCCCCGCCCCGCTCTACCGCGCGGTCGCCGAGGTGATTGCCTTTGCGTACCTGGTCAAGGGGCGGCGGCCGGGCTCGGGGGGTGCGCCGGATCGGGGCGGGGATTAG
- a CDS encoding flagellar hook-length control protein FliK, whose product MKLPASAALPRLPLPAGERPTLPAAPGTRLQGEVVRGEDARLAVRVGRLTLPLPRGADLAAGERLTLQVTEDKGRLALEIVARRREAPPAETSAIRRHQPRQQPLGEAMRALPPALRAAPARSEAGTPAPTGPQPQTAPGALAPPVRQAAEALLAALPSPRTLADAEGLRTALRDSGVLLEPLLARTPPQRVPELAGQDVKALLARFADRVRGQLAATGGADTTVDEGLQRQLLELARGSEAALSRLALLQLEPGQGGEANRLDLAFELLINAQGELDTLNLRLRGPLEEERDGQGGETPEEDEWSVDVTLAFADGDRLEARLWLGAEGLGVHWWSESEALRGRLESMLPQLAAQLEAAGLAVATLEAWPGRPRQPADRITLPAAGVLDERA is encoded by the coding sequence ATGAAGCTGCCCGCCTCCGCTGCCCTGCCGCGCCTGCCGCTGCCCGCCGGCGAGCGGCCGACGCTGCCGGCCGCCCCGGGCACGCGCCTGCAGGGCGAGGTGGTCCGCGGCGAGGACGCCCGGCTGGCGGTGCGCGTGGGCCGGCTGACGCTGCCGCTGCCCCGGGGCGCCGACCTGGCCGCCGGCGAGCGGCTGACCCTGCAGGTTACGGAGGACAAGGGTCGCCTCGCCCTGGAGATCGTCGCCCGGCGACGCGAAGCGCCGCCGGCCGAGACCAGCGCAATACGCCGCCATCAGCCCCGGCAGCAGCCCCTGGGCGAGGCGATGCGGGCCCTGCCCCCGGCCCTGCGCGCCGCCCCGGCGCGCAGCGAGGCTGGTACGCCGGCGCCGACAGGGCCCCAGCCGCAGACGGCGCCGGGCGCCCTCGCGCCGCCCGTGCGCCAGGCGGCGGAGGCGCTGCTGGCCGCCCTGCCCTCGCCGCGCACACTGGCGGACGCCGAGGGCCTGCGCACCGCCCTGCGCGATTCCGGCGTGCTGCTGGAGCCCCTGCTCGCGCGCACACCGCCCCAGCGCGTGCCGGAGCTCGCCGGCCAGGACGTGAAGGCGCTGCTCGCCCGCTTCGCCGACCGGGTGCGCGGCCAGCTCGCGGCGACGGGGGGCGCGGACACGACGGTGGACGAAGGCCTGCAGCGTCAGCTGCTGGAGCTCGCCCGCGGCAGCGAGGCGGCGCTGAGCCGGCTGGCCCTGCTGCAGCTCGAGCCTGGCCAGGGCGGCGAGGCCAACCGCCTCGACCTGGCCTTCGAGCTGCTGATCAACGCCCAGGGCGAGCTGGATACCCTGAACCTGCGCCTGCGCGGCCCGCTGGAGGAGGAGCGCGACGGCCAGGGCGGTGAGACTCCGGAGGAGGACGAATGGAGCGTGGACGTGACCCTCGCCTTCGCCGACGGCGACCGCCTGGAGGCGCGCCTGTGGCTCGGCGCCGAGGGGCTCGGGGTGCACTGGTGGAGCGAGAGCGAGGCGCTGCGGGGGCGGCTGGAGTCGATGCTGCCGCAGCTGGCCGCGCAGCTGGAGGCGGCGGGGCTCGCCGTCGCCACCCTGGAGGCCTGGCCGGGCCGGCCGCGGCAACCCGCGGACCGCATCACGCTGCCGGCGGCGGGGGTGCTCGATGAGCGGGCCTAA